A region of the Anaerobiospirillum thomasii genome:
CAATCTCAGGTCAGACAGGTAATGGCGGTCAGTGCAACTACTCAGCTGCCAAGGCAGGCTTAATCGGCTTTACCAGATCTCTTGCCATGGAGTTGGGCTCACGCGGTATTACTGTAAACTGTGTAGCCCCTGGCTTTATCGAGACTGATATGACTGCTGCTTTAAATGAGGAGCAGACCAAAGCCTGGGTTAACAATATACCTTTAAAGAGAGGCGGTAGTGTGGACGATGTGGCAGGCTCTGTAGTCTTTTTAGCCTCAGATCTGGCAGCCTACATTACAGGCTCCACTATTGATGTAAATGGTGGTTTACACTGTAATTAATGAAAAATTGTGATATATGGCATTTAAACTTTAAATATGTGATATTTTCACTACCAAAAAATTTTTAAAACATATATAATCACAATCGAAATTTTTTTTAGGTTCCGGCATAGTGTCGGCAACTGCTAACTAAGGACAGAACTGTGTAACGCACAGTCTGATCAGGAAACAAATGAGCAATACCATTGAAGATCGTGTAAAAAAGATTATCGTTGATATGTTAGGTGCAGATCCTGACGCAGTAGTTCCTGAAGCATCATTCGTTGACGACCTAGGTGCTGATTCTCTTGATACTGTAGAGTTAGTAATGGCTCTAGAGGAAGAGTTTGAGACCGAAATCCCTGATGAAGAAGCTGAGAACATCAATACTGTTCAGGCAGCAATCGACTACATCAAAGCTCATCAGGAGTAATATGAGGCGGCGGATTATATCCGCCGTTGATGTGTTAAGTTAGGGAGATGCTAGTCATCTCTTTATTTGTTTATAAATCGTCAAATTTGGAGGCATATACGGTGCAAAAGCGCAGGGTTGTAGTTACCGGTCTAGGCATGTTGAGTCCAGTGGGTAATACTGCAGAAGAATCTTTTAAAGCTCTATGTGCAGGCAAGAGCGGCATCTCCACCATTGAGCATTTCGACACCAGCGCCTTTAGTGTAAAAATAGCTGGTCTTATAAAGAATTTTAATCCTGAAGATTGGGGCATCAGCCGTAAAGATGAGCGCAAGATGGATCTGTTTATACAGTATGGTATAGCAGCCGGCATCATGGCTTTTGCAGACTCAGGACTTGAGGTTAATGAGAGCAATGCTCACCGCATTGGTACTATGGTAGGTTCTGGTATCGGCGGTCTTGGTCTTATAGAACAGAATATTACAGCTCTTGTGGCCAAGGGCCCAAGAGGCATCAGTCCTTTCTTCGTACCTTCAACCATTATCAACATGGTTTCAGGTCATTTATCTATTTTAAAGGGACTGCGCGGACCTAATCTTGCAACAGTTACAGCCTGTGCCTCAGGTACACATGCAATAGGTCTTTCAGCTCGTCTTATCGCCTGCGGCGATGCAGATGCCATGATCTGCGGCGGCTCTGAGAAAGCCTCAACACAGATGGGTATTGGCGGCTTCAGCGCCCTTAAGGCTTTATCTACACGCAATGATGAACCAGAGCGTGCTTCACGTCCATGGGATGTTGATCGTGACGGCTTTGTTCTCGGCGACGGTGCCGGTGTTCTGGTACTTGAAGAGTATGAGCATGCCAAGGCACGTGGTGCCAAGATCTATGCTGAGCTTGTAGGTTTTGGTATGAGCGGTGACGCCTACCACATGACTGCCACAGCAGAAGATGGTTCTGGTGCACGTCTGTCTATGGAAAATGCCATCAGAGATGCTGGCATCAAGGCAGAGCAGATTGGCTATATCAATGCTCACGGTACTTCAACCCATATTGGTGATTTATCAGAGCTGCGTGCTGTCAAGAACATATTTGGTGAGGCTCCTGAGAACACATGCATGAGCTCAACCAAGTCAATGACAGGTCACCTCTTAGGTGCAGCAGGCGCCATTGAGGCTGTTATTACCACTATGGCAGTGCATGATCAGATCTGTCCTCCAACCATCAACCTCGACAATCCTGATCCTGAAGTAGGTGGATTTAACCTGGTTGCCAATGTGGCACAGAGCAGAAGCTTTGAATATGCTCTGACCAATAGCTTTGGTTTTGGTGGCACAAATGGTTCATTAATCTTTAAAAAGATATAAGAATCAAAGTCCATAATTAAAAAAGCTCGGATCTCCCGGGCTTTTTTGATTGATAGCGCAAAAAAATGTTGTTTAAAGTCAGTTATTAAGCGATAAATCAACTTTGCTCACAAGAACAACTACGATCTTACATAGTTCTTAGTAGCAGAAAACTTATCTGATAAACAGAATATATCAAGCCTCTTAA
Encoded here:
- the acpP gene encoding acyl carrier protein, which codes for MSNTIEDRVKKIIVDMLGADPDAVVPEASFVDDLGADSLDTVELVMALEEEFETEIPDEEAENINTVQAAIDYIKAHQE
- the fabF gene encoding beta-ketoacyl-ACP synthase II; the encoded protein is MQKRRVVVTGLGMLSPVGNTAEESFKALCAGKSGISTIEHFDTSAFSVKIAGLIKNFNPEDWGISRKDERKMDLFIQYGIAAGIMAFADSGLEVNESNAHRIGTMVGSGIGGLGLIEQNITALVAKGPRGISPFFVPSTIINMVSGHLSILKGLRGPNLATVTACASGTHAIGLSARLIACGDADAMICGGSEKASTQMGIGGFSALKALSTRNDEPERASRPWDVDRDGFVLGDGAGVLVLEEYEHAKARGAKIYAELVGFGMSGDAYHMTATAEDGSGARLSMENAIRDAGIKAEQIGYINAHGTSTHIGDLSELRAVKNIFGEAPENTCMSSTKSMTGHLLGAAGAIEAVITTMAVHDQICPPTINLDNPDPEVGGFNLVANVAQSRSFEYALTNSFGFGGTNGSLIFKKI